In Elaeis guineensis isolate ETL-2024a chromosome 1, EG11, whole genome shotgun sequence, a genomic segment contains:
- the LOC140854843 gene encoding uncharacterized protein, which produces MICWCAVPVFTDRGRYVFFSTQPEASSAAQHSEPCPSSSAQHDPPVHQSDDEIHVQDESGRVRPKRGPTVVRDVWQMREGERIVVECNQLGQPIKKAACLLTSFLGTVARRPQLCPLGYAKWNDMLPMYKVELLRVIESKFVLPPSTHDFVMKSLNRKWKEYRAQLKKDYMRQGMTEEEVARNCPPDVPLISGWSWFIIGSPRGYRLILLLVELHEQLSLFLIHRGRRVMHDSDRSLRMSMEGNPDKWSFTG; this is translated from the exons atgatatgctggtgtgcagttccagttttcacagacagaggccggtacgtcttcttcagcacacaacctgaggccagttcagctgcacagcattctgagccctgtccttcatcatcagcacagcacgatcctcctgttcatcagtcagatgatgagatacacgtgcagg acgaatccgggagagtacgccccaaacgcggacccacagtagtacgagatgtgtggcagatgcgtgagggcgagaggattgttgtggagtgcaatcagctaggtcagccaattaagaaagctgcctgcttattgacttcatttttggggactgttgctcggaggcctcagctatgtccgttgggctatgcaaaatggaatgacatgcttccaatgtacaaagttgagctcctccgagttatagag agcaagtttgttctccctccatccactcatgattttgtaatgaagtctctcaaccgcaaatggaaagaatatagagcacaattgaagaaggactatatgagacagggtatgacagaggaggaggttgctaggaattgtcctcctgatgtacccctcatcagtggatggagttggttcattattggttctccgagagggtacag acttattctgctattggtagagctgcacgagcagctcagtctgttcctcatacatcggggtcgaagagttatgcacgactccgacaggagttt gaggatgagcatggaagggaacccggacaagtggagttttaccggatga